A single genomic interval of Spirosoma taeanense harbors:
- the pyrF gene encoding orotidine-5'-phosphate decarboxylase: MTYNELSNQIFQKQSYLCVGLDTDPRKLPHHLLSEPDPVFAFNRAIIDATANLAVAYKPNIAFYEAQGPRGWESLQKTLDYIPADCFTIADAKRGDIGNTSGLYARAFFDPTAAGLNFDSITVAPYMGHDSVMPFLDYAGKWVILLALTSNPGSADFQRLATGDKEELFEAVIKRAHTWAGPDRLMFVVGATQADELSRIRALAPDSFLLVPGVGAQGGSLADVSRRGLTAAGGLLVNASRSILYASNGTDFADRAHDEAKALQAEMAEYLAVGNRQ; this comes from the coding sequence ATGACCTACAACGAATTAAGCAATCAGATTTTTCAGAAACAGTCGTATTTATGCGTTGGTCTCGACACCGACCCGCGCAAATTACCCCATCATCTGCTGAGTGAACCGGACCCCGTTTTTGCCTTCAATCGGGCCATTATCGATGCCACCGCCAACCTGGCCGTAGCCTATAAACCCAACATCGCATTCTATGAAGCGCAGGGGCCGCGCGGCTGGGAAAGTCTCCAGAAAACACTCGACTATATTCCCGCCGACTGCTTTACGATTGCCGACGCCAAGCGGGGCGACATTGGCAATACGTCGGGCCTGTATGCTCGCGCCTTCTTCGACCCGACGGCCGCCGGACTGAATTTCGATTCCATCACGGTTGCCCCTTACATGGGCCATGATTCGGTCATGCCGTTCCTGGATTATGCCGGTAAGTGGGTTATTCTGCTTGCCCTGACCTCAAATCCCGGCAGTGCGGACTTTCAGCGACTGGCAACGGGCGATAAGGAGGAATTATTCGAAGCGGTGATTAAGAGGGCCCATACGTGGGCGGGGCCTGACCGGCTAATGTTTGTCGTGGGGGCCACGCAGGCCGACGAGCTGAGCCGTATCCGGGCGTTGGCACCGGACAGTTTCCTACTGGTACCGGGCGTAGGCGCACAGGGGGGGAGTCTGGCAGACGTGTCGCGCCGGGGTCTGACGGCAGCCGGAGGGCTACTGGTCAATGCATCGCGGAGTATTCTGTATGCCTCAAACGGCACCGACTTCGCCGATCGGGCTCATGACGAAGCGAAAGCCCTGCAAGCCGAAATGGCAGAATATCTGGCCGTGGGCAATCGGCAGTAA
- a CDS encoding 4Fe-4S binding protein, with product MKQLQRLGLVLFISGFTCWIVILTLGQFRLTTAILDQVVKPEHRAVVQTRTAFMTNRLYTSNVAFIRDFNGAISGYNEEMRAKQVWDKVIYENYTFDVTKGASLGVLTSPQSRLWFWLSIGLATLGGLVYALSGLKRLPGIRNNYLYRHPATDRGWIGISVGVFLIGFYIALYFYPEYLTNWVLLVDPVSRALNAGPASRWFLYGFLYTMVILVMGVRMLVNYRHSPYQQLRTVSVMFFQISFAFLIPEIMQRLNQPYQDLKNIWPLDYTFFFDYKINEKLQAGSLGIFLLVWGIALALIAVPVMTYFFGKRWYCSWVCGCGGLAETLGDPYRHLSDKRLKAWQIERVVVHSVLVFAVVMTALVLYTYFTGQSTVLGFLDSYSVRSTYGFYIGSIFAGVVGTGFYPLMGNRVWCRFGCPLAAYLGLVQRFKSRFRITTNGGQCISCGNCSAYCEMGIDVRAYAQRGQDIVRSSCVGCGICSAVCPRGVLNLEVGPVASRRI from the coding sequence ATGAAGCAACTGCAACGACTTGGCCTGGTTCTGTTTATTAGCGGGTTTACCTGCTGGATAGTCATCTTGACGCTGGGCCAGTTTCGCCTAACTACCGCCATACTCGATCAGGTCGTTAAGCCTGAACACCGGGCGGTGGTGCAGACGCGAACCGCTTTCATGACCAACCGGCTGTATACCAGCAACGTAGCCTTCATTCGTGATTTTAATGGGGCCATCAGCGGCTACAACGAGGAGATGCGGGCCAAACAGGTCTGGGATAAAGTTATTTACGAAAATTATACGTTCGATGTGACGAAAGGGGCGTCGCTAGGGGTACTGACTAGCCCGCAGTCACGGCTCTGGTTCTGGCTCAGTATTGGGCTGGCAACCCTAGGCGGGCTGGTTTATGCGCTGTCAGGGCTTAAGCGGCTACCCGGCATTCGGAATAATTACCTGTATCGCCATCCAGCTACCGACCGGGGCTGGATCGGCATCAGCGTTGGGGTGTTTTTGATTGGCTTTTACATCGCCCTTTATTTTTACCCCGAGTACCTTACCAACTGGGTGCTGCTGGTTGATCCGGTTAGCCGCGCTCTAAACGCCGGGCCCGCCAGCCGCTGGTTTTTATATGGGTTCCTCTACACCATGGTCATTCTGGTGATGGGCGTTCGGATGCTGGTGAACTACCGGCATAGCCCCTATCAGCAACTCCGAACGGTATCGGTCATGTTTTTTCAGATCAGCTTTGCCTTTCTGATTCCTGAAATCATGCAGCGGCTCAATCAGCCCTATCAGGACCTAAAGAATATCTGGCCGCTCGATTACACGTTCTTTTTTGATTATAAAATAAACGAAAAACTACAGGCGGGCTCGCTCGGGATTTTCCTGCTGGTTTGGGGAATTGCGCTGGCGTTAATCGCCGTACCCGTTATGACGTATTTCTTCGGTAAGCGCTGGTACTGCTCGTGGGTATGCGGCTGCGGAGGACTGGCCGAAACGCTGGGTGACCCCTACCGCCATCTGTCTGATAAACGACTGAAAGCCTGGCAGATTGAACGAGTAGTTGTTCACAGTGTGCTGGTCTTTGCGGTCGTGATGACTGCGCTGGTCTTATACACCTATTTTACCGGTCAGAGCACCGTACTGGGCTTTCTGGATAGTTACAGCGTCCGCTCAACCTATGGATTTTATATCGGCTCCATCTTCGCGGGTGTGGTCGGAACCGGCTTTTATCCTTTAATGGGTAACCGCGTCTGGTGTCGATTCGGCTGTCCGCTGGCTGCCTATCTGGGGCTGGTGCAGCGCTTCAAATCGCGATTCCGGATTACCACCAACGGTGGGCAATGCATTTCCTGCGGCAACTGCTCAGCTTATTGTGAAATGGGAATCGACGTACGGGCCTATGCCCAGCGCGGACAGGACATTGTGCGGTCGTCGTGCGTCGGTTGCGGTATCTGTTCGGCCGTTTGTCCGCGGGGGGTGCTGAATCTGGAAGTCGGGCCGGTAGCGTCCCGGCGAATCTGA
- a CDS encoding cytochrome B, giving the protein MYPGLVHAHSGLRWVALVLLLVSVIVAIGKWQGNSGYTDGNRKLYLFTLIAVHTQLVLGLILYFISPKVNFSMMSEKLYRFYSVEHITGMLIAIVLITIGYSRSKRATDAVTKQRLVGIFYGLGLLLILASIPWPFRIPGAGWF; this is encoded by the coding sequence ATGTATCCTGGATTAGTTCATGCCCACTCCGGGCTTCGCTGGGTTGCTCTGGTGCTGTTACTGGTGTCTGTCATTGTGGCCATTGGCAAATGGCAGGGCAACAGCGGCTACACCGATGGCAATCGCAAGCTGTATTTGTTTACCCTCATCGCAGTTCACACGCAACTAGTACTTGGGCTGATTCTGTACTTCATCAGTCCCAAGGTTAATTTCAGTATGATGAGCGAAAAACTCTACCGATTCTATTCCGTCGAACATATTACGGGGATGTTAATCGCCATCGTGCTCATCACAATTGGCTACTCGCGCTCCAAGCGCGCAACCGACGCCGTAACGAAACAGCGGTTGGTAGGTATCTTCTACGGCCTTGGACTTTTACTGATTCTGGCTTCCATTCCCTGGCCGTTCCGTATTCCCGGTGCAGGCTGGTTTTAA
- a CDS encoding type 1 glutamine amidotransferase domain-containing protein, with amino-acid sequence MDPIYKALIVCTNHTDYPTKPQKTGLWLSEATHFYDELADRNLPYDIASPNGGPVPIDQKSLERRDTVNEKWYNNPTFRHKLEHSLRLDDVNPTDYQIIYFTGGHGTMWDFPENPKLQEITRRIYENGGMVAAVCHGVSGLLNVKLSDGSLLIGNRQITGFSNMEEKLVRLDEEVPFLLEDALRQKNALYSKSLIPFLPYIEVDERLITGQNPLSARKVGRKVMEEMYEK; translated from the coding sequence ATGGACCCGATTTATAAAGCGCTTATCGTTTGCACGAACCATACGGATTATCCTACCAAACCCCAAAAAACGGGCCTGTGGCTCAGCGAAGCAACGCATTTTTACGATGAACTGGCCGACCGTAACCTGCCCTACGACATTGCCAGTCCCAACGGCGGCCCGGTGCCTATTGACCAGAAAAGCCTGGAACGGCGCGACACGGTCAACGAGAAGTGGTACAATAACCCCACGTTCCGGCACAAACTCGAACACTCCCTACGGCTGGACGACGTAAACCCCACCGACTACCAGATTATCTATTTTACCGGCGGGCACGGGACGATGTGGGATTTTCCGGAAAACCCGAAGCTGCAGGAAATTACCCGCCGGATTTATGAAAACGGCGGCATGGTAGCAGCCGTCTGCCACGGCGTCAGTGGTTTGCTGAACGTAAAACTATCCGATGGCTCGCTGCTGATCGGTAACCGGCAGATAACGGGTTTTTCGAATATGGAAGAAAAGCTCGTCCGACTGGACGAGGAAGTGCCGTTTCTGCTGGAGGATGCGCTGCGGCAGAAAAACGCGCTGTACAGCAAGAGCCTGATTCCGTTCCTGCCGTATATTGAGGTAGACGAGCGGCTCATTACGGGTCAAAACCCTCTGTCGGCCCGCAAGGTTGGCCGAAAGGTGATGGAGGAAATGTACGAGAAATGA
- the rfbC gene encoding dTDP-4-dehydrorhamnose 3,5-epimerase: MQVQQKSISGLIELIPRVFQDERGYFFESYNKPLFASLGLPMEFVQDNQSFSVKGVLRGLHMQNEPFAQGKLVRVITGQVLDVAVDLREDSPTFGQYETFLLDAKIGNMAYIPEGFGHGFVALEDSIFSYKCTNVYNKAAETGIIWNDPDLDIDWGIKNPIVSEKDMELKPLREVFPHAVV; the protein is encoded by the coding sequence ATGCAAGTCCAACAAAAGTCTATTAGCGGCCTGATTGAACTGATTCCACGCGTATTTCAAGACGAACGAGGTTATTTCTTCGAGTCATATAACAAACCGCTTTTTGCGTCGCTGGGCTTACCAATGGAGTTCGTGCAGGACAATCAGTCCTTCTCCGTGAAAGGGGTTCTGCGCGGTCTGCATATGCAGAACGAGCCCTTCGCCCAGGGCAAGCTGGTTCGGGTGATTACCGGCCAGGTACTTGACGTTGCCGTTGATCTGCGCGAAGACTCCCCCACGTTCGGGCAATATGAAACTTTCCTCCTGGACGCTAAAATCGGAAACATGGCCTATATTCCCGAAGGGTTTGGGCACGGCTTTGTGGCGCTGGAAGACAGCATTTTCAGCTACAAATGCACCAACGTGTATAACAAAGCTGCTGAAACGGGTATCATCTGGAATGATCCTGACCTAGATATCGACTGGGGCATCAAAAACCCGATCGTATCGGAGAAGGATATGGAGTTGAAGCCGCTGCGCGAGGTGTTCCCCCACGCGGTTGTCTAA